The Rhodothermus marinus DSM 4252 DNA segment AGCAATGCCCAGACATTTCATGGCGAAGACGATCGTTTTCTGCTCGGGGGATTGCTCCATGATTCGGGCAAGCTTCAGCCAGATCGTCTGAAAATGCGGCGCCATCGTCGAGGCATCCGCCAGCCACATCCGCTGAGCCAGATGACTCTGTAAGAACCTCCGCAGGCGTCGCAGCTTTAGTTCGGGCAGTCGCTCTCCGGCGTAAAAGGGCGCGAGCGCTGGAATAAGGTCTTCTGGGCGGTCAGGGATGGGAGACTGCACCAGATATTTTTTTAGAACAGGCCAGTACGCTTTCTCTGCTTTGCCCTTGAGTTGAAAGTCGTTCAGTCCGGCGGTTACCATGAGAACGGCGAAAGGTCCCTCGCCATAGGAGGGAAGCAAATCGCTCATGTAGTGCCATTCAGGCTCACAGGCAACAATATGCTCCCAGGCCTCCAGTGGAATCTGTTGAAGAATATCGACGATGCGCCGGATAGTCGTAATAGAACTTATCCGGAAAACAAGGGGGAGATTCTGGTAAACCATCGCTTTGTACTGCGTGTCAGCAGCACGTGTTTGTAAATAAGCCATGAAGGCGTCCGCCAAAGTGGCGCTTCCCAAGACGGCACGCCGCTTTGCTCCGCGTCGGACTACAGGCATGTTGGTCTTGCTGCAAACGGCGGGCTATAAACCTCATATAATTGTAAACTTCTTTAAGATTATCTTCGGGTAACTTCATAGACAGCTTGAGGAAGCTTAGCCTGGTTTCTAGACCTTTCAAAAGCTTGTGTAAGTATGGGTAGCTGACTGTCGAACATTTCGAGATTGATCCCGGGAAGGCACAGGTTGTCAGAGATCAACTCATGACAGGAGGTCAGCAAGGCTGTGCCAAGGCAGATAAGTACAAGCGATAACCGTCTCATTGTTCTACGCTTTGTGGTTTAGAAACATGTTCAGGAGAACTGCTCACCGAAGCGATCTGATCTGTCTTTTGCTGCTTTCAAGCAGGTAATACTGGAGACGTGATCAGGTCAGAAAGATTCGGGGAGCGTAATTTCTGTTTGTTATGATGCACAAGAGTTCTATGATTACTTTATAAAGCGCTTTGAGACAAAAAGTCAATACTAGCTCAATATAGATCTGGATCAAATTGCCTGTCGTTTTCGATCAGGTATTACGTCTGCTCAGGAGATACGTAGGGTCCATTTGCGTTCGCCCAGCACGGCGATGTCTTCGCCGATACGACCTTCCTCAAGTGCCTGGCGAATGGCCCGAAGATTGGGCTTTCGCTCAATGCGCACCAGCTCGTCGGGCAACGCTTCCACCGGGACGCGCAGCTCCACCGGCGGCTGGCCGCTCTGGTAGACGGAGACGCGATAACGCCGGGTCTCCAGCTTCATGCGTTCGAGTCGGCGAAGCGCCGCGATAAGCCGCTCGCGCAGAAACGCCAGCCGCTCCTCGTCGCGCCGGGCACGGGCCAGCAGCCGTTCAGCCTCTTCGCGGCGGGCCTTTGCGCGCAGCTCCAGCTCGCGCATGAGCGCCACGTAGCGGTCGATCTTGTCTTCGAGCGCCTGCTCCACGTCGAGCAGGTAGGCGTCCACCAGGCGGGCCGTCTCCTCGTCGAGCGTTTCGGCCGCTTCGAGCTGGTCGAGCAGATGCAGCAGTTCGTCGGTGATTTCAAGCAGCGTGGGCATGGGTCCGGCTTCTGATGGTTCGCGTAATTCCTGGTTGTCTGGGGGTAGCTTCGGGTTTTATATTACAACTTACAACATTCCCAACGCTTTCGACCAGGCGGCCCCGAACCCGACGCCACTCGCTGCGGATGGCCCCACGGATTGCCGATCCTCCGGGTTTTCACCTCGGTCGTTGACGACGCCTTCCCCTGACCTTCGCCCGTCTGCCTCTGGAGCCCGCTTCGAGGTCCTTGTCTCAGTAGCGCGCTCGCGCCGCCCCGAAGCAGCGCTTGTTTGTTAATGTCGAAACGATTCTGTATATTCGATACCGGGCAGAGGAGCAGATCAGCTACAGACAACCCTCTCCGGAGCGTGACCGCTGACGACCTCCTGTACGCCCCGTGCCGCTTCCGGGGGAAACGTTGTATCAGGCGCCGCCGCGAAACGGCGATTCGCGACCATGCTTCAATTCAACTGAACGGGACTTGAACATGTCACAGCATGCGTATACCCGCCGTTTCAAGCGATGTGGCGCGACGTTTCTCCTGCTACTCGGGCTGGCATTGCTGCCCCGCGTTGCCTCGGCGCAGACCTACGAGGTTGAGTTTACTGTCGTGCACGACGGTGCGGCCGTCGAGGGCGCGAAGGTCGTCGCCCTCCATGCCGAGACGATCGAGCGGGTGGACTCCGCCTACACAGATGCTTCCGGAAAGGCGGTGCTGGTGCTCGGCATCACCAATGTGGTGCGGGAAGATGAGCCGGGCGTTCCGGAGGCCGGCGAGATGTCAGTGTATCCAAACCCGGCGGCGCCGGGGCAGGCCCGGGCGCGGATCGAAGCGTCTACGTCCCGAGAGGCCGATCTTGTCGTCTATGACGTGCTCGGGCGGGAGGTCGCGCGCACCCGGGCATTTCTGCATGTCGGCATCAACGATGTGGCGGTGCCGGGTGCCGGCGGGCTGGCGGCCGGCATGTACTTCGTGCAGTTTCGCTTCGGCGGCACCCTTCGCACGCATCCGCTGGTGGTCGTCGGAGACGGGGGCGGAGCGGTGGGAGTCGTCTCATCCGTCGTCGCCCAGCCGAGCGCCTCACCCGCCACGTTGGCCGTGGCCGCCCAGGCGGAGTACCGCTTCGAGGTCAGTGCCGAGGGGTTCGACCCCTATCTCTCCCTGCCGGTCGACGTGGCCCTACCTGACCGGCGGCAACTGACCATCGAGGTGTTCGAGCCCTTCGTCAACAGCATCGGCATGGCGTTCGCTCGCATCCCCGCCGGTACTTTTCTTATGGGGGATATCCAGGGTGTCGGCTATGGCGATGAACTCCCGGTGCATGAGGTAACGCTGACAAAGGACTTCTATATCGGCAAGTACGAGGTGACGCAGGCGCAGTGGGAGGCGGTGATGGGAAACAACCCGAGCTGGTTTTCATCGTGCGGCGGAGATTGCCCGGTGGAATGGGTATCCTGGGAAGAAGCGCAGGCGTTTGTCGAGGCGCTGAACGCGTTGGAGGGGACGACGGCCTACCGCCTGCCCACGGAGGCGGAGTGGGAGTATGCAGCGCGGGCGGGGACGACGACAAGCTATGCCTTCGGCGACGAGAGCCGGGTCGATGACTACGCGTGGACCCGTGACAACTCCGGCCGACGCACACAGCCGGTGGGGCAGAAGAAGCCAAACCTGTGGGGGCTGTACGATATACACGGAAATGTGTTCGAGTGGGTGCAGGACTGGTACAAAAGCGATTACTATCTTTTCAGCCCCCCGGTGGACCCGCCGGGGCCGGACGTCGGCGCGGAACGGGTCATGCGGGGAGGCAGCTGGTTTTACAATGCCTACGACCTGCGTGTGGCGAACCGAGGCCGCGCCGCACCGGATTATCGAACCAACCACATCGGGTTTCGCCTGGTGCGGAGCGTGGATTGACACGCCGGGCGCTTGAAAGCGAGAGTCTCGCGCTGGCGCGTTGGCCCGCCTTGAAACACGAGTTGGTGCGTGGCTGTCGCTTCAACACACGTGCCCTGTCTCAACATTCGATCTTTCGTGGGCTCTAGCTTACCATGGAGGCCGGTTGTCGAGATCGGCGGTCTATACAGTCAGCAAGACCAATGCGAAGCCCCTGAACGCGGTTCTATCATAAGTTGCGATAACTCCCATTATCATAAGTTAGAGTAAATTTCAAGAGCAAATCCAGGCGCCCGGCTTGTGCACGTAAACACCGCCTGATAAACTGGGCTACGCCGCAAAGTTTTTGTGTGCTTCACCGCAAAAACTGAACAGGCGCGCGTTGTCAGATCCTTCGTGGCGCTCTTTGTGTGCCGGATC contains these protein-coding regions:
- a CDS encoding SUMF1/EgtB/PvdO family nonheme iron enzyme yields the protein MSQHAYTRRFKRCGATFLLLLGLALLPRVASAQTYEVEFTVVHDGAAVEGAKVVALHAETIERVDSAYTDASGKAVLVLGITNVVREDEPGVPEAGEMSVYPNPAAPGQARARIEASTSREADLVVYDVLGREVARTRAFLHVGINDVAVPGAGGLAAGMYFVQFRFGGTLRTHPLVVVGDGGGAVGVVSSVVAQPSASPATLAVAAQAEYRFEVSAEGFDPYLSLPVDVALPDRRQLTIEVFEPFVNSIGMAFARIPAGTFLMGDIQGVGYGDELPVHEVTLTKDFYIGKYEVTQAQWEAVMGNNPSWFSSCGGDCPVEWVSWEEAQAFVEALNALEGTTAYRLPTEAEWEYAARAGTTTSYAFGDESRVDDYAWTRDNSGRRTQPVGQKKPNLWGLYDIHGNVFEWVQDWYKSDYYLFSPPVDPPGPDVGAERVMRGGSWFYNAYDLRVANRGRAAPDYRTNHIGFRLVRSVD
- a CDS encoding N-glycosylase/DNA lyase, which translates into the protein MAYLQTRAADTQYKAMVYQNLPLVFRISSITTIRRIVDILQQIPLEAWEHIVACEPEWHYMSDLLPSYGEGPFAVLMVTAGLNDFQLKGKAEKAYWPVLKKYLVQSPIPDRPEDLIPALAPFYAGERLPELKLRRLRRFLQSHLAQRMWLADASTMAPHFQTIWLKLARIMEQSPEQKTIVFAMKCLGIAFLIAGERNFSFEKIPIPVDFRVRMLTRRLTRRNLDDEAIRFFWNQVLQELQRTLPVTMIHLDSLVWQIGNLADNDLIAYFQRFNLDQVGKRLVDATRQQDAL
- a CDS encoding siphovirus Gp157 family protein — protein: MPTLLEITDELLHLLDQLEAAETLDEETARLVDAYLLDVEQALEDKIDRYVALMRELELRAKARREEAERLLARARRDEERLAFLRERLIAALRRLERMKLETRRYRVSVYQSGQPPVELRVPVEALPDELVRIERKPNLRAIRQALEEGRIGEDIAVLGERKWTLRIS